A stretch of Triticum aestivum cultivar Chinese Spring chromosome 1D, IWGSC CS RefSeq v2.1, whole genome shotgun sequence DNA encodes these proteins:
- the LOC123165386 gene encoding peroxidase 2-like produces the protein MVIKLSAGAFAVSVCLSLAFFVGHGQPVLADGGGGKKHDVADTVKKEVAIAMKKNPRIGAALVRLLFHDCWVHGCDGSVLLDKTPDGGSTEKDAMNNIGLEGFDLIDRIKDKLGESVSCADIVVLAARDATSILSRGNIAYNVTTGRKDGVRSSAAAADAVLPPSTFNFTQLKANFAARNFTQTELVVLSGAHAVGVAHLSSFRDRLDNATATPISVRYQNALRDHVEDKTTAAVPDPTEMNNIRDMEFAFRNASGYNATGVDTSRAARGVLDNSYYHANLQNKVLFRSDWELRNDTTGAAGRDMREFRDDAAGWYVLFGKAMAKLSEIPAEGSRFEIRKNCRTTN, from the exons ATGGTGATCAAACTCAGCGCCGGCGCCTTCGCGGTGTCTGTCTGCCTGTCACTCGCCTTCTTCGTCGGGCACGGGCAGCCTGTGCTGGCCGACGGTGGCGGTGGCAAGAAGCACGATGTTGCTGACACGGTTAAGAAAGAAGTGGCCATTGCCATGAAGAAAAACCCGCGCATCGGCGCCGCCCTCGTCCGGTTGCTCTTTCACGACTGCTGGGTCCAC GGCTGCGATGGATCGGTGCTCTTAGACAAGACCCCGGACGGCGGCAGCACGGAGAAGGACGCGATGAACAATATCGGCCTGGAGGGCTTCGACCTGATCGACAGGATCAAGGACAAGCTCGGCGAGAgcgtctcctgcgccgacatcgTCGTGCTGGCCGCCCGGGACGCGACCTCCATCCTCAGCCGCGGCAACATCGCCTACAACGTCACGACGGGGCGGAAGGACGGCGTCAGGTCGTCCGCCGCGGCCGCCGACGCCGTCCTCCCTCCCTCCACGTTCAACTTCACGCAACTCAAGGCCAACTTCGCCGCCAGGAACTTCACCCAGACGGAGCTCGTCGTCCTCTCCGGCGCGCACGCCGTCGGCGTCGCCCACCTCTCGTCGTTCCGCGACCGCCTCGACAACGCCACCGCCACCCCGATCAGCGTCAGGTACCAGAATGCGCTCCGCGACCATGTTGAGGACAAGACGACGGCGGCGGTGCCCGACCCGACGGAGATGAACAACATCCGCGACATGGAGTTCGCCTTCCGGAACGCCTCCGGGTACAACGCCACTGGGGTCGACACGTCCAGGGCGGCGAGGGGGGTCCTGGACAACAGCTACTACCACGCCAACCTCCAGAACAAGGTGCTCTTCAGGTCCGACTGGGAGCTGCGCAACGACACCACGGGCGCCGCCGGGAGGGACATGAGGGAGTTTAGGGACGACGCTGCCGGGTGGTACGTGCTATTCGGCAAGGCcatggccaagctcagcgagaTCCCCGCCGAGGGCAGCCGTTTCGAGATCAGGAAGAACTGCAGAACCACCAACTGA